From the Cervus elaphus chromosome 20, mCerEla1.1, whole genome shotgun sequence genome, one window contains:
- the DAP3 gene encoding 28S ribosomal protein S29, mitochondrial isoform X2, translating to MLKGMTRLVSRVHKLDPGRFLHVGTQAPQCLVAHLNNQVPNESPRAISRTLENDPAKHGEQHVGRHYSISVQELKTVFPHGLPPRFAMQVKTFNEACLMVRKPALELLHYLKNTNFAHPAVRYVLYGEKGTGKTLSLCHVIHFCAKQDWLILHIPDAHLWVKNCRDLLQSTYNKQRFDQPLEASIWLKNFKTANERFLSQIKVQDTYVWNKRESTEKGSPLAEVVEQGIMRVRNATDAVGIVLKELKRQSSQGIFRLLVAVDGVNALWGRTTLKREDKSLIAPEELALIYNLRKMVKNDWQGGAIVLTVSQTGSLFKPRKAYLPQELLGKEGFDTLDPFIPILVSNYNPKEFEGCIQYYLENNWLQHEKAHTEEGKKELLFLSNRNPGLLERLCAYL from the exons ATGCTGAAAGGAATGACAAGGCTTGTCTCCAGGGTCCATAAG TTGGACCCTGGACGTTTTTTGCACGTAGGGACCCAGGCACCCCAGTGCCTTGTTGCTCATCTGAATAACCAGGTTCCAAATGAGAGTCCCAGAGCTATTTCCCGCACCCTTGAGAACGATCCG GCCAAGCACGGGGAGCAGCATGTGGGTCGGCACTACAGCATATCTGTCCAAGAGCTGAAGACCGTGTTCCCCCACGGCCTGCCTCCTCGCTTTGCAATGCAG GTGAAGACATTCAATGAAGCTTGCCTGATGGTAAGGAAACCAGCCCTCGAGCTTCTGCATTACCTGAAAAACACCAATTTTGCTCATCCAGCTGTACGATACGTCCTCT ATGGCGAGAAGGGAACAGGAAAAACCCTCAGTCTCTGCCATGTTATTCATTTCTGTGCAAAACAGGACTGGCTGATACTGCATATCCCAGACG CTCATCTTTGGGTCAAAAACTGCCGGGATCTTCTGCAGTCCACCTACAACAAACAGCGCTTTGACCAACCTTTAGAGGCTTCAATCTGGCTGAAGAATTTCAAAACTGCAAATGAGCGTTTCTTGAGTCAG ataaaagTTCAAGACACGTATGTCTGGAATAAGCGAGAAAGCACTGAGAAAGGCAGTCCTCTGGCAGAAGTAGTTGAACAG GGCATAATGCGAGTGAGGAATGCCACAGATGCAGTTGGGATTGTGCTTAAAGAGCTAAAGAGGCAAAGTTCTCAGGGTATTTTTCGCCTCCTGGTGGCAGTGGATGGAGTCAATGCTCTCTGGGGAAGGACCACActgaaaagagaagataaaagccTG ATTGCCCCAGAAGAACTAGCCCTTATTTACAACCTGAGGAAAATGGTGAAAAATGATTGG cAAGGAGGTGCCATTGTGTTGACTGTGAGCCAGACTGGGTCTCTCTTTAAGCCCCGGAAAGCCTATCTGCCCCAGGAGTTGCTGGGAAAG gaaggaTTTGATACCCTGGATCCCTTTATTCCCATCCTGGTTTCCAACTATAACCCAAAGGAATTTGAAGGTTGTATTCAGTATTATTTGGAGAACAATTGGCTTCAACATGAGAAAG CTCATAcagaagaagggaagaaggagcTGCTGTTCCTAAGCAATAGGAATCCCGGGCTGCTGGAGCGGCTGTGTGCCTACCTCTAG
- the DAP3 gene encoding 28S ribosomal protein S29, mitochondrial isoform X1, whose product MSTGIMLKGMTRLVSRVHKLDPGRFLHVGTQAPQCLVAHLNNQVPNESPRAISRTLENDPAKHGEQHVGRHYSISVQELKTVFPHGLPPRFAMQVKTFNEACLMVRKPALELLHYLKNTNFAHPAVRYVLYGEKGTGKTLSLCHVIHFCAKQDWLILHIPDAHLWVKNCRDLLQSTYNKQRFDQPLEASIWLKNFKTANERFLSQIKVQDTYVWNKRESTEKGSPLAEVVEQGIMRVRNATDAVGIVLKELKRQSSQGIFRLLVAVDGVNALWGRTTLKREDKSLIAPEELALIYNLRKMVKNDWQGGAIVLTVSQTGSLFKPRKAYLPQELLGKEGFDTLDPFIPILVSNYNPKEFEGCIQYYLENNWLQHEKAHTEEGKKELLFLSNRNPGLLERLCAYL is encoded by the exons cacaggGATAATGCTGAAAGGAATGACAAGGCTTGTCTCCAGGGTCCATAAG TTGGACCCTGGACGTTTTTTGCACGTAGGGACCCAGGCACCCCAGTGCCTTGTTGCTCATCTGAATAACCAGGTTCCAAATGAGAGTCCCAGAGCTATTTCCCGCACCCTTGAGAACGATCCG GCCAAGCACGGGGAGCAGCATGTGGGTCGGCACTACAGCATATCTGTCCAAGAGCTGAAGACCGTGTTCCCCCACGGCCTGCCTCCTCGCTTTGCAATGCAG GTGAAGACATTCAATGAAGCTTGCCTGATGGTAAGGAAACCAGCCCTCGAGCTTCTGCATTACCTGAAAAACACCAATTTTGCTCATCCAGCTGTACGATACGTCCTCT ATGGCGAGAAGGGAACAGGAAAAACCCTCAGTCTCTGCCATGTTATTCATTTCTGTGCAAAACAGGACTGGCTGATACTGCATATCCCAGACG CTCATCTTTGGGTCAAAAACTGCCGGGATCTTCTGCAGTCCACCTACAACAAACAGCGCTTTGACCAACCTTTAGAGGCTTCAATCTGGCTGAAGAATTTCAAAACTGCAAATGAGCGTTTCTTGAGTCAG ataaaagTTCAAGACACGTATGTCTGGAATAAGCGAGAAAGCACTGAGAAAGGCAGTCCTCTGGCAGAAGTAGTTGAACAG GGCATAATGCGAGTGAGGAATGCCACAGATGCAGTTGGGATTGTGCTTAAAGAGCTAAAGAGGCAAAGTTCTCAGGGTATTTTTCGCCTCCTGGTGGCAGTGGATGGAGTCAATGCTCTCTGGGGAAGGACCACActgaaaagagaagataaaagccTG ATTGCCCCAGAAGAACTAGCCCTTATTTACAACCTGAGGAAAATGGTGAAAAATGATTGG cAAGGAGGTGCCATTGTGTTGACTGTGAGCCAGACTGGGTCTCTCTTTAAGCCCCGGAAAGCCTATCTGCCCCAGGAGTTGCTGGGAAAG gaaggaTTTGATACCCTGGATCCCTTTATTCCCATCCTGGTTTCCAACTATAACCCAAAGGAATTTGAAGGTTGTATTCAGTATTATTTGGAGAACAATTGGCTTCAACATGAGAAAG CTCATAcagaagaagggaagaaggagcTGCTGTTCCTAAGCAATAGGAATCCCGGGCTGCTGGAGCGGCTGTGTGCCTACCTCTAG